A single Camarhynchus parvulus chromosome 5, STF_HiC, whole genome shotgun sequence DNA region contains:
- the TPCN2 gene encoding two pore calcium channel protein 2 → MEAGAEAEPLLPPRRWQAGRGLWRERGGARSAAEDGAGADNDLYINQAIVFIEDAIQYRSINHRVDSKSLWLYRWYYSRTCQWILSLTITVILALAFIEEPSSLTITSDVRYRLPAWNPPCGLTESVELLCLLVFVVDVSVKSYLIGWKEFWKNKWLMAYILTLIVSLVDWIVSLSFFCKESVRIRRILRPFFLLQNSSMMKKTLKSINSTLPEMASVLLLLAVHLSLFTMFAMLLFARTKDNQQDKEWVVYFRNLPDSLTSLLVLLTTANNPDVMIPAYSKNRAYSIFFILFTVLGNLFLMNLLTAIIYNQFRGYLLKSVQSSLFRRRLGIRAAFEVLSSLKETPASAQQSCVSVGALIQVLQKAEMDSRCKQAIMRSLKMCSCDQLSAAQFQKLFEELDKDAIKQHPPSPEYQSHFMQKVQFAFGHPYFGYLGNVVALANIISICVVLVMDADKQPSERDDFFLGAINCFFILYYLLEMLLKILAMGLKRYLSYPSNRFDGLLTVILLILEIATFAVYGFPHPGWRPELMGLLSLWDMVRLVNMLIVFRFLRIIPNMKFMALVVTTLLDLVKNLRAFAGILVVVFYAFAITGIMLFKGAVVPLGNTSAANTTNYNGTLQCGTYEQLEYWPNNFDDFAAAVVTLWDVMVVNNWQVFLDAFSRYSSPWANIYFVAWWLISSVIWVNLFVALLLENFIHKWDRRCQRESLSDIEYQRTVELMFRDVLEEPTEEELMEKLHQHPHLHLCR, encoded by the exons GTGCTGGAGCTGATAATGACCTTTATATAAACCAAGCCATAGTATTTATTGAAGATGCAATACAA TACCGATCTATAAATCACCGTGTGGACTCCAAATCCCTGTGGCTTTATCGATGGTACTATTCCAGGACTTGCCAGTG GATTTTGAGCTTAACCATTACTGTAATCTTGGCTTTGGCTTTCATTGAAGAGCCTTCCTCGCTCACCATCACGTCTGATGTGCGCTACCGCCTTCCCGCCTGGAATCCTCCCTGTGGCCTCACGGAGAGcgtggagctgctctgcctcctggtGTTCGTGGTTGATGTGTCTGTCAAG AGTTACTTAATTGGATGGaaagaattttggaaaaataaatggctAATGGCTTATATACTGACATTAATTGTTTCCCTTGTTGATTGGATTGTATCACTGAGTTTTTTCTGCAAAGAG AGTGTGAGAATAAGGAGAATCCTTCGCCCCTTCTTTCTCCTCCAGAATTCCTCTATgatgaagaaaacattaaaaagtatCAACAGCACATTGCCTGAAATGGCCAG TGTTCTTCTACTACTGGCTGTTCATCTGTCTCTCTTCACCATGTTTGCCATGCTGCTCTTTGCTCGAACAAAG GATAACCAGCAGGATAAGGAGTGGGTGGTGTATTTCCGGAATTTGCCGGATTCCCTGACGTCACTGCTGGTCCTGCTGACTACTGCAAATAATCCTGATG TGATGATACCTGCATATTCTAAGAATCGAGCATATTCAATCTTCTTCATCCTCTTCACTGTATTAG GCAACTTGTTTTTGATGAATTTGCTTACAGCAATAATATACAACCAGTTTCGAGGGTACCTTCTG AAATCAGTTCAGTCCTCCCTCTTCAGGAGGCGGCTGGGAATCCGGGCTGCGTTTGAGGTGCTGTCTTCCCTGAAAGAGACTCCTGCTAGTGCACAACA GTCCTGTGTCAGTGTTGGGGCCTTAATACAGGTGCTGCAGAAAGCTGAGATGGATTCTCGCTGCAAACAAGCCATAATGAGA TCACTCAAAATGTGCTCCTGTGACCAGCTGTCAGCTGCCCAGTTCCAGAAGCTCTTTGAAGAGCTAGACAAAGATGCCATCAAGCAA CACCCTCCCAGTCCAGAGTACCAATCCCATTTTATGCAGAAAGTGCAGTTTGCCTTTGGCCATCCCTACTTTGGCTACTTGGGGAATGTGGTAGCCCTGGCAAACATTATTTCTATTTGT gTGGTTTTGGTGATGGATGCAGATAAGCAGCCATCTGAAAGGGATGACTTCTTCCTGGGG GCTATCAACTGCTTCTTCATCCTGTACTATCTGCTGGAAATGTTGCTGAAAATCTTAGCCATGGGCTTGAAAAGATACTTGTCTTACCCAAGCAATAGATTTGATGGACTTCTGACTGTAATTTTGCTG ATTTTGGAGATTGCAACTTTTGCTGTGTATGGATTTCCTCACCCTGGCTG GAGGCCTGAGCTCATGGGCttgctgtccctgtgggatATGGTGCGCCTGGTGAACATGTTAATTGTCTTCAGGTTCCTGAGGATTATCCCCAACATGAAG TTCATGGCTTTGGTGGTTACTACGCTGCTGGATCTGGTGAAAAACTTAAGAGCCTTTGCAGGAATCCTTGTG GTGGTTTTCTATGCATTTGCTATAACTGGCATAATGCTGTTTAAAGGTGCTGTTGTTCCCTTGGGAAATACCAG TGCTGCCAACACCACAAATTATAATGGCACTCTGCAGTGTGGGACCTATGAACAGCTGGAATATTGGCCCAACAACTTCGATGACTTTGCT GCAGCAGTGGTGACCCTCTGGGATGTGATGGTGGTGAACAACTGGCAAGTCTTTTTGGATGCATTTTCAAGATATTCAAGTCC GTGGGCAAATATCTATTTTGTAGCCTGGTGGTTGATTTCCTCTGTCATCTGGGTTAATCTCTTCGTAGCTTTACTTCTGGAG aactTTATTCACAAGTGGGACCGTCGCTGCCAGAGAGAGTCTCTTTCAGATATTGAATACCAGAGGACAGTTGAACTCATGTTCAG agATGTTTTGGAAGAACCTACAGAGGAGGAGTTGATGGAAAAACTACACCAGCACCCACACCTGCACTTATGTAGGTGA